A single genomic interval of Mycolicibacterium holsaticum DSM 44478 = JCM 12374 harbors:
- a CDS encoding TIGR03619 family F420-dependent LLM class oxidoreductase, producing MKYTCAVPMCQIDQLIGIAKTAEEVGFTSIALPDSIFYMEKQSADYPYTPDGSRMWDADTPWVDPLIAAGAMGAVTSTLRFYTNVMKLGSRNPLLLARQVGSVANVTGNRFGFGVGIGWAPEEFEWCGQPYAKRGKRVDEMVEVIRLVLGGGMVEYHGEFYDFDKLQMSPAPSAPVPFYVGGHTDVALKRAARVGDGWTSAMMTAAELAETIGKLTTLLAEFGRDDVPFEFQAVCIDKFDVDGHRELAEAGVTDNIVMPWVFEGLGFDAPLEKKQDAMKRFADTFIHSGWQD from the coding sequence ATGAAGTACACCTGCGCGGTGCCGATGTGTCAGATCGACCAGTTGATCGGGATCGCCAAGACCGCAGAGGAGGTGGGCTTCACCTCGATCGCGCTGCCTGACTCGATCTTCTACATGGAGAAGCAGTCGGCGGATTACCCGTACACGCCGGACGGTTCGCGGATGTGGGACGCCGACACGCCGTGGGTCGATCCGCTGATCGCCGCGGGTGCGATGGGCGCGGTCACCTCGACACTGCGGTTCTACACCAACGTGATGAAGCTGGGCTCGCGCAACCCGCTGCTGCTGGCGCGTCAGGTCGGCTCGGTCGCCAACGTCACCGGCAACCGGTTCGGTTTCGGCGTCGGGATCGGCTGGGCGCCAGAAGAGTTCGAATGGTGCGGGCAGCCCTACGCCAAACGCGGTAAACGCGTCGACGAGATGGTCGAGGTGATCAGACTTGTACTCGGCGGCGGCATGGTGGAGTACCACGGCGAGTTCTACGACTTCGACAAGCTGCAGATGAGCCCCGCGCCCAGTGCGCCGGTGCCCTTCTACGTCGGCGGCCACACTGACGTCGCGCTCAAGCGGGCAGCCCGTGTCGGCGACGGCTGGACCAGCGCGATGATGACGGCTGCCGAGCTGGCCGAAACGATCGGCAAGCTCACGACGCTGCTCGCCGAATTCGGCCGCGACGATGTGCCGTTCGAGTTCCAGGCCGTGTGTATCGACAAGTTCGACGTCGACGGACACCGTGAGCTCGCCGAGGCGGGCGTCACCGACAACATCGTGATGCCATGGGTCTTCGAGGGCCTGGGCTTCGACGCCCCGCTGGAGAAGAAGCAGGACGCGATGAAACGCTTCGCCGACACCTTCATCCACTCGGGCTGGCAGGACTGA
- a CDS encoding thiolase domain-containing protein, with amino-acid sequence MAKNLAAVLGTGQTKYVAKRHDVSMSGLVREAIDRALADSGSTFDDIDAVVVGKAPDFFEGVMMPELFMADAVGATGKPLIRVHTAGSVGGSTAIVAASLVQSGKYRRVLAMAWEKQSESNAMWALSIPVPFTKPVGAGAGGYFAPHVRAYIRRSGAPTHIGAMVAVKDRLNGARNPLAHLHQPDITLEKVLSSQMLWDPIRFDETCPSSDGACALVIGNEEIADKRAADGHPVAWIHATALRTEPLAYSGRDQVNPQAGRDAAKALWAAAGITSPIDEIDAAEIYVPFSWFEPMWLENLGFAPEGEGWKLTEAGETAIGGRLPVNASGGVLSSNPIGASGMIRFAESAIQVMGKAGDHQVPNARKALGHAYGGGSQYYSMWVVGADKPGRR; translated from the coding sequence ATGGCCAAGAATCTCGCCGCTGTGCTGGGCACGGGGCAGACGAAGTACGTGGCCAAGCGCCACGACGTGTCGATGAGCGGGCTGGTCCGCGAGGCCATCGACCGGGCGCTGGCCGACTCCGGTTCGACGTTCGACGACATCGACGCCGTGGTGGTCGGCAAGGCGCCCGACTTCTTCGAGGGCGTGATGATGCCCGAGTTGTTCATGGCCGACGCCGTGGGCGCCACCGGTAAACCGTTGATCCGCGTGCACACCGCCGGGTCGGTCGGCGGGTCGACGGCCATCGTGGCGGCCAGCCTGGTGCAGTCGGGCAAGTACCGCCGGGTGCTGGCGATGGCGTGGGAGAAGCAGTCGGAGTCGAACGCCATGTGGGCGTTGAGCATTCCGGTGCCGTTCACCAAGCCCGTCGGCGCGGGTGCGGGCGGTTACTTCGCACCGCACGTGCGCGCCTACATCCGTCGCTCGGGGGCACCGACGCACATCGGCGCGATGGTGGCGGTCAAGGACCGGCTCAACGGGGCCCGCAACCCGCTGGCGCATCTGCACCAGCCGGACATCACGCTGGAGAAGGTGCTGTCCTCCCAGATGCTGTGGGACCCGATCCGGTTCGACGAGACCTGCCCGTCCTCTGACGGCGCCTGCGCGTTGGTGATCGGCAACGAGGAGATCGCCGACAAGCGGGCCGCCGACGGCCATCCGGTCGCATGGATCCACGCCACCGCGTTGCGCACCGAACCGTTGGCCTACTCGGGCCGCGACCAGGTCAACCCCCAGGCCGGCCGCGACGCCGCCAAGGCGTTGTGGGCGGCGGCGGGGATCACCAGCCCGATCGACGAGATCGACGCCGCGGAAATCTATGTGCCGTTCTCGTGGTTCGAGCCGATGTGGCTGGAAAACCTCGGTTTCGCGCCGGAGGGCGAGGGCTGGAAGCTCACCGAGGCCGGTGAGACCGCGATCGGTGGCAGGCTTCCCGTGAACGCTTCGGGCGGCGTGCTGTCGTCGAACCCGATCGGCGCGTCGGGCATGATCCGGTTCGCCGAGTCGGCGATCCAGGTGATGGGCAAGGCAGGTGATCACCAGGTGCCCAATGCCCGCAAGGCGTTGGGCCACGCGTACGGCGGCGGGTCGCAGTACTACTCGATGTGGGTCGTCGGGGCGGACAAACCGGGCCGACGATGA
- a CDS encoding thiolase domain-containing protein, producing MTLARDVAVVGFAHAPHVRRTDGTTNGVEMLMPCFHRLYDELGLQQTDIGFWCSGSSDYLAGRAFSFISAIDSIGAVPPINESHVEMDAAWALYEAYIKVLTGEVDTALAYGFGKSSASVLRRILALQTDPYSVAPLWPDSVSIAGLQARFGLDAGKWTAEQMAQVALDSFAVTERTDSEKPANTVAELLERPYFADPLRRHDIAPIADGASVVVLAAGDRARELREHPAWITGFEHRIETPVLGARDLTASASTAASAQAATGGDVGSIDVAEIYAPFTHQHLILTEAIGLSSSTKVNPSGGALAANPMFSAGLERIGFAAQHIFNGSAQRVLAHATSGPALQQNLVCTLEGR from the coding sequence ATGACATTGGCAAGAGATGTAGCAGTCGTCGGCTTCGCGCACGCGCCGCATGTGCGCCGCACCGACGGCACCACCAACGGCGTCGAAATGCTGATGCCGTGCTTTCATCGGCTCTACGACGAACTCGGCCTGCAGCAGACCGACATCGGGTTCTGGTGCTCGGGATCCTCGGATTACCTTGCCGGGCGCGCGTTTTCGTTCATATCGGCGATCGACTCGATCGGCGCGGTGCCGCCGATCAACGAATCGCACGTCGAGATGGACGCGGCGTGGGCGCTGTACGAGGCCTACATCAAGGTGCTGACCGGCGAAGTGGACACCGCGCTGGCCTACGGCTTCGGTAAGTCCTCGGCCAGCGTCCTGCGCCGGATCCTTGCCCTGCAGACCGATCCGTACAGCGTGGCGCCGCTGTGGCCGGACTCGGTGTCGATCGCCGGCCTGCAGGCGCGGTTCGGGCTCGACGCCGGCAAGTGGACGGCCGAGCAGATGGCGCAGGTGGCGCTGGATTCCTTCGCCGTCACCGAGCGCACCGATTCGGAGAAGCCGGCCAACACCGTCGCCGAACTGCTCGAGCGGCCGTACTTCGCTGATCCGTTGCGCCGCCACGACATCGCGCCCATCGCCGACGGCGCGTCGGTGGTGGTGCTGGCGGCCGGCGACCGGGCACGCGAACTGCGGGAGCACCCCGCATGGATCACCGGCTTCGAGCACCGGATCGAGACGCCGGTGCTGGGCGCGCGCGATCTCACCGCGTCGGCGTCGACGGCCGCGTCGGCCCAGGCGGCGACCGGCGGTGACGTCGGCTCGATCGACGTGGCCGAGATCTACGCTCCGTTCACCCACCAGCACCTGATCCTCACCGAGGCGATCGGGCTGTCGTCGTCGACGAAGGTGAACCCTTCGGGCGGTGCGCTGGCGGCCAACCCGATGTTCTCGGCCGGCCTGGAGCGGATCGGTTTCGCCGCGCAGCACATCTTCAACGGATCCGCGCAGCGGGTCCTCGCGCACGCCACCAGTGGCCCTGCGCTGCAACAGAATCTGGTATGCACCTTGGAGGGGCGATGA
- a CDS encoding Zn-ribbon domain-containing OB-fold protein: MTTSHSSPVQIDPHEPPLSAPLRLSFDYTRSVGPLLSQFFTALRERRIVGVRGSDGRVHVPPAEFDPVTYERLTEIVPVSAVGTVQSWTWQPAPLAGQPLDRPFAWALIKLDGADTALLHAVDAESSDAISTGARVYAHWVDEPVGAITDIAYFKLGDRAEPEGQPDDREPVTVQVSPSSIEIQHTASLPESVFLRALEEGKLLGARTKRGRDGKPGKVYFPPKEADPATGLELDEFVELPDKGTVTTFAVINIPFAGQRIKPPYVAAYVLLDGADIAFLHLVTEIDAADVRMGMRVEAVWRPREEWGLGIDNIDHFRPTGEPDADYDSYKHHL, translated from the coding sequence GTGACCACCAGCCATAGCAGCCCGGTGCAGATCGATCCGCATGAGCCGCCGCTTTCAGCACCGCTGAGGCTCTCATTCGACTACACCCGTTCAGTAGGGCCACTCCTGTCCCAGTTCTTCACCGCCCTGCGTGAGCGACGCATCGTCGGCGTGCGCGGTTCCGACGGGCGAGTGCACGTGCCGCCTGCGGAGTTCGACCCCGTCACCTACGAACGATTGACCGAAATCGTACCGGTGAGCGCGGTCGGCACCGTCCAGTCCTGGACGTGGCAGCCGGCCCCGTTGGCGGGCCAGCCGTTGGACCGCCCGTTCGCGTGGGCGCTGATCAAGCTCGACGGGGCCGACACCGCGCTGCTGCACGCAGTCGATGCCGAATCGTCGGATGCGATCAGCACCGGCGCGCGGGTGTACGCGCACTGGGTCGACGAGCCGGTCGGCGCGATCACCGACATCGCGTACTTCAAGCTGGGTGATCGGGCCGAACCGGAGGGTCAGCCCGACGACCGCGAGCCGGTCACCGTGCAGGTGAGCCCGTCGTCGATCGAGATCCAGCACACCGCGTCGCTGCCGGAGAGCGTGTTCCTGCGCGCCCTGGAGGAGGGCAAGCTGCTCGGCGCGCGGACCAAGCGCGGCCGCGACGGCAAGCCGGGCAAGGTGTACTTCCCGCCCAAAGAGGCCGATCCAGCCACCGGCCTGGAACTCGACGAGTTCGTCGAACTGCCGGACAAGGGCACGGTCACGACCTTTGCGGTCATCAACATCCCGTTCGCCGGGCAACGCATCAAGCCGCCCTACGTCGCCGCCTACGTACTGCTCGACGGCGCCGATATCGCGTTCCTGCACCTGGTCACCGAGATCGATGCCGCCGACGTTCGGATGGGTATGCGCGTCGAGGCGGTGTGGAGACCCCGCGAGGAGTGGGGCCTTGGCATCGACAACATCGACCACTTCCGGCCGACGGGTGAGCCCGACGCCGATTACGACTCCTACAAGCACCACCTGTGA